A window of the Brumimicrobium sp. genome harbors these coding sequences:
- the fabG gene encoding 3-oxoacyl-ACP reductase FabG, translated as MKYALITGGSRGIGKAVCEALAKNSEYNILINYVSNKAAAEETQKIVEGYGKKAEILSFNVSNKEEVDKVLTDWQDRNPDAWIEVLVNNASITRDGLFMWMEQNDWKDVIDTSLNGFYNVTRFVIQKMLRKRYGRIVNMVSVSGVKGTPGQTNYSAAKGAIVAATKALAQEVGKRNITVNAVAPGFINTDMTAELDQGQLIQLIPVNRFGEPEEVADLVEFLVSKKASYITGETININGGIYS; from the coding sequence ATGAAATATGCACTAATTACCGGAGGATCAAGAGGGATAGGGAAGGCTGTTTGTGAAGCATTGGCTAAAAATTCGGAGTACAACATTCTGATTAATTATGTTTCCAATAAGGCAGCGGCAGAAGAGACTCAGAAGATTGTTGAAGGATATGGAAAAAAGGCTGAAATTCTCTCTTTTAATGTTTCCAATAAAGAAGAAGTTGATAAGGTGCTAACAGATTGGCAGGATAGAAATCCGGATGCATGGATTGAAGTATTGGTCAATAATGCCAGTATTACCAGAGATGGTCTTTTTATGTGGATGGAACAAAACGACTGGAAAGATGTTATAGATACTAGTTTAAATGGTTTTTATAACGTAACCCGATTTGTAATACAGAAAATGCTACGTAAACGCTATGGTAGAATTGTCAATATGGTATCTGTTTCAGGAGTGAAAGGAACTCCTGGACAAACGAATTACTCTGCTGCTAAAGGAGCTATTGTGGCAGCTACTAAGGCGTTGGCACAAGAGGTTGGTAAAAGAAATATTACAGTGAATGCAGTTGCCCCTGGATTTATAAATACAGATATGACTGCAGAATTGGATCAAGGACAATTAATTCAGTTAATCCCTGTAAACAGATTTGGTGAACCCGAAGAAGTGGCTGATTTAGTAGAATTTTTGGTATCAAAAAAAGCCTCTTACATTACGGGAGAAACAATTAATATTAATGGAGGTATCTATTCATAA
- a CDS encoding acyl carrier protein, whose product MTMNEIIQKLNNVLVDEFEIDADTITPNANLRDTLDLDSLDYVDLVVAIESVSGVKLGEADFKQITTFQDFYNIIENKLA is encoded by the coding sequence ATGACCATGAATGAAATTATACAAAAATTAAACAATGTTTTGGTTGATGAATTTGAAATTGATGCAGATACAATAACACCTAATGCAAATCTTCGAGACACCTTAGATTTAGATAGTCTAGATTATGTTGATCTGGTGGTGGCAATTGAATCTGTAAGTGGAGTAAAATTAGGAGAGGCGGATTTCAAACAAATTACAACCTTTCAAGACTTTTACAACATAATTGAAAATAAATTAGCCTAA
- a CDS encoding aromatic amino acid ammonia-lyase, with amino-acid sequence MIELNKYLTAKDFHTIVHNNEILAIHTDLKTKLNNSHNFFKNFSKNKVIYGVNTGFGPMAQYRVSEEDQKQLQYNLIRSHAAGSGKVMPVPFIRAAMVARLNSICQAKSGVHASVIEVLTTLINKEVYPIIFEHGGVGASGDLVQLAHLALGLIGEGEVIYKGERRNTSEVFKELGIQPIEISVREGLSLINGTSAMTGIGLINFEKSNKLLHWSIAASALINELVEAYDDHISVELNEVKLHDGQMHVASLMRDQIKGTKLMKNRAEILYSGENDEQIFKEKVQEYYSIRCIPQILGPVYDTIQNVGRVLENELNSANDNPIIDYEREMVFHGGNFHGDYVSLEMDKLKLVVTRISMLAERQLNYLLNAKINEILPPFANRGVLGLNYGVQGAQFTATSTTAENQMLSNSMYVHSISCNNDNQDIVSMGSNAAQITHKVIENAFEVMAIELITIYQAIKFTNKIEKLSPKSQEIIATLGEVIPDIIEDNPVYPYIQRTKDFLMK; translated from the coding sequence ATGATTGAATTAAACAAATACCTTACTGCTAAAGATTTCCACACAATCGTACATAATAATGAAATTTTAGCTATTCATACCGACTTAAAAACCAAGTTAAATAATAGTCACAATTTTTTTAAGAATTTTTCCAAAAACAAAGTAATCTATGGTGTAAATACAGGATTTGGGCCTATGGCTCAATATCGTGTTTCTGAGGAGGACCAAAAGCAGTTGCAATATAACTTAATCCGTAGTCACGCTGCTGGCTCAGGTAAGGTTATGCCTGTTCCATTTATCAGAGCAGCTATGGTAGCACGTTTAAATTCAATTTGTCAAGCAAAATCTGGCGTGCACGCAAGTGTAATTGAAGTCTTAACGACGTTGATTAATAAAGAAGTTTACCCAATCATTTTTGAACATGGGGGGGTAGGAGCTAGTGGAGATTTAGTACAATTAGCTCATTTAGCTTTAGGTCTAATCGGTGAAGGTGAGGTGATTTACAAAGGAGAACGAAGAAACACTTCAGAAGTTTTTAAAGAGTTAGGAATTCAGCCTATTGAGATTTCGGTAAGAGAAGGTTTATCATTGATTAACGGAACTTCTGCTATGACAGGAATAGGGTTGATTAATTTTGAAAAATCTAATAAACTTCTACATTGGTCTATTGCTGCATCAGCATTAATTAATGAGTTAGTTGAGGCTTATGACGACCATATCTCAGTAGAATTAAATGAAGTAAAATTACATGATGGACAAATGCACGTAGCTTCTTTGATGAGAGATCAAATCAAAGGAACTAAGTTGATGAAGAACCGTGCTGAGATACTTTATTCAGGTGAAAATGATGAGCAAATTTTCAAAGAGAAAGTGCAAGAATATTATTCAATTCGTTGTATCCCTCAAATTTTGGGTCCTGTTTATGACACCATCCAAAATGTGGGACGTGTGCTAGAGAATGAATTAAACTCGGCAAATGATAATCCAATTATTGATTATGAAAGAGAAATGGTGTTCCATGGAGGTAATTTCCACGGAGATTATGTTTCTTTAGAAATGGATAAGCTGAAATTAGTGGTGACACGTATTTCTATGTTGGCAGAAAGACAGTTAAATTATTTGTTAAATGCGAAAATCAACGAAATACTACCTCCATTTGCTAACAGAGGGGTTTTAGGACTGAATTACGGTGTTCAGGGGGCGCAATTTACAGCAACTTCTACAACTGCTGAAAATCAAATGCTATCTAATTCGATGTATGTGCATTCTATTTCATGTAATAATGACAACCAAGATATTGTGAGTATGGGCTCAAATGCTGCTCAAATCACACATAAAGTAATAGAGAATGCATTTGAAGTAATGGCTATTGAGTTAATCACCATTTATCAAGCAATTAAATTCACAAATAAAATTGAAAAACTTTCTCCTAAAAGTCAAGAAATTATTGCTACTTTAGGGGAGGTTATTCCTGATATAATTGAAGATAATCCTGTTTATCCATATATTCAGAGAACCAAAGATTTTTTAATGAAATAG
- a CDS encoding tryptophan 7-halogenase, whose translation MKIENVDVLVIGAGPSGAVSSAYLNQQGIKVKVVERTKFPRFVIGESLIPRVMDNLDAVGFIPAIEKAGYEKKLCSRFLRDGVNCTFYFDKKFGDGWDWTWQVPRAEFDKLLTDEAERQGVDIEFETSVVGIEFNGSDSITTVEDKDGNKKQIHAKFVIDSSGYGRVLPRLLNLDAPSNLTGNSSIFTHTKDINRPAGVEGTQITFEVIEQKVWFWVIPFSNGTTSIGVAGNTEILEALSPTGNGEEALRKIINRSDHFRDRFINNEFLFQPNILKNYACTVSKMYDKGFVLTGNSSGFLDPVFSSGVSLATTSGLLAAQLYARQYKGENVDWQTEYVDYMNKGYEVFSTYVKEWYNGNLQKLFFHQPGNDDVKLKICDVLAGYVWNDENPFVTKHEKIISNLAYTLDM comes from the coding sequence ATGAAAATAGAAAACGTTGATGTATTAGTGATTGGTGCAGGTCCTTCTGGAGCCGTATCTTCAGCATATCTTAACCAACAAGGAATCAAGGTAAAAGTGGTTGAAAGAACTAAATTCCCTCGCTTTGTTATTGGGGAAAGTTTGATACCAAGAGTTATGGATAATCTAGATGCTGTTGGCTTTATACCTGCTATAGAAAAAGCAGGTTATGAAAAAAAATTATGTTCTCGCTTTCTAAGAGATGGCGTTAACTGTACTTTTTACTTTGATAAAAAATTTGGAGATGGCTGGGACTGGACCTGGCAAGTTCCAAGAGCTGAATTTGATAAATTATTAACTGATGAGGCGGAACGTCAAGGAGTTGATATTGAGTTTGAAACTTCTGTAGTTGGTATCGAGTTTAATGGTAGCGACTCAATTACTACTGTAGAAGATAAAGATGGAAATAAAAAGCAAATTCATGCAAAATTCGTTATTGATTCAAGCGGTTACGGTAGAGTTTTACCACGTTTATTAAACTTAGACGCGCCTTCTAATTTAACTGGAAATTCTTCAATCTTTACACACACCAAAGACATAAATCGTCCTGCTGGCGTGGAGGGAACTCAAATTACATTTGAAGTCATTGAGCAAAAAGTTTGGTTCTGGGTAATTCCTTTCTCTAATGGAACAACTTCAATTGGAGTTGCTGGAAATACAGAAATTCTAGAAGCATTATCTCCTACGGGAAACGGAGAGGAAGCTCTTCGCAAAATCATTAATCGTTCCGACCACTTCAGAGACAGATTTATCAATAACGAATTCTTGTTCCAACCAAATATTCTTAAAAACTATGCGTGTACTGTAAGTAAAATGTATGACAAAGGGTTTGTACTTACTGGAAATAGTTCTGGCTTCTTAGATCCTGTATTCTCTTCTGGAGTATCATTAGCAACTACTTCAGGATTACTAGCTGCGCAATTGTACGCTAGACAATACAAAGGAGAAAATGTTGATTGGCAAACAGAATATGTTGATTACATGAACAAAGGATATGAAGTTTTTTCAACCTATGTAAAAGAATGGTACAACGGAAATCTTCAAAAACTATTCTTCCATCAACCAGGAAACGACGATGTGAAACTCAAAATCTGTGATGTGTTAGCTGGTTATGTATGGAATGATGAAAATCCATTTGTAACAAAACATGAAAAAATCATTAGCAATCTAGCCTACACATTAGATATGTAA
- a CDS encoding lipid A biosynthesis acyltransferase codes for MSESEWDGSSKGSLLGYRIFVFCIRTFGLRSSYLLLYFVAFYYFLFSWKSSKSIYSYFRKRQNYSSLKSFFSIYKSYYIFGQTLIDRLMVSSGNRNRFTYEFDGIENIKNAMKKGGGAILISAHVGNFELSEYFFDDLGEDIVSNIVTTDREKEQIKHFLEKLSLKSRLKFILIKDDMSHIYDLNAALSNNELVCITGDRYLPGSKHLEETFLGEPAYFPAGPFLLSSRMKVPVLFVYVMKEGTSHYHLYAREAQDFHRDEKALLKSYVSSVANMLDKYPYQWFNYFNFWKK; via the coding sequence ATGTCTGAGTCTGAATGGGACGGTTCTTCAAAAGGAAGTCTATTAGGATATAGAATATTTGTTTTTTGTATCCGCACTTTTGGATTAAGGAGTTCTTATCTTTTACTTTATTTTGTAGCTTTTTATTACTTCTTATTTTCTTGGAAAAGTAGCAAGAGTATCTATAGTTATTTTCGTAAACGCCAAAATTATTCTTCTCTAAAATCATTCTTTTCTATCTATAAAAGTTATTACATCTTCGGACAAACTTTAATTGATCGCTTGATGGTCTCATCTGGTAATAGGAATAGATTTACCTATGAGTTTGATGGGATAGAAAACATTAAAAATGCAATGAAAAAAGGGGGTGGGGCTATTTTAATTAGTGCTCATGTAGGGAATTTCGAACTTTCCGAGTATTTTTTTGATGATTTAGGAGAGGATATTGTATCAAATATTGTCACAACAGACAGGGAAAAAGAGCAAATCAAGCATTTCTTAGAAAAATTATCTTTAAAATCTCGCCTTAAATTTATCCTGATTAAGGATGATATGTCACACATCTACGATTTAAATGCAGCTTTAAGTAATAATGAATTGGTGTGTATAACGGGAGATAGGTATCTACCGGGAAGTAAACATTTAGAAGAAACTTTTCTGGGTGAACCTGCTTATTTCCCTGCTGGACCTTTCCTCTTAAGTTCACGGATGAAAGTACCTGTTCTATTTGTTTATGTCATGAAAGAGGGGACCTCTCATTATCATTTGTATGCAAGAGAAGCTCAAGATTTTCATAGAGATGAAAAGGCTCTATTGAAATCTTATGTGTCAAGCGTGGCTAATATGTTGGATAAATATCCATATCAATGGTTTAATTATTTTAACTTTTGGAAAAAATAA
- a CDS encoding beta-ketoacyl-[acyl-carrier-protein] synthase family protein — protein sequence MENRVVITGMGIWSCLGNNLEEVKQSLFEGKSGIVFEQIRKDYGYQSALTGKLDKPELKDLLSRRQRISMGEESEYAYMATIEALKNAKIDQDYIDQNEVGIIYGNDSVAQSTYEAIDIMLKRKDTALIGSGAIFKSMNSTVTMNLSTIFRLRGINLTASAACASGSHSIGLAYLMIKNGLQDVVIAGGAQEVNFYGMCSFDALGVFAKEEDTPTMALKPFDANRSGLVPSGGAATLIIESLESAKRRGAPIIAEVLGYGFSSNGGHISTPNTVGPATAMQRALKQSGLSAEEIKYINAHATSTPVGDANEASAIFDVFGDKPYVSSTKSMTGHECWMAGASEIIYSTLMMQNNFMAPNINFEKGDEVTSKINVIPKRVDEKFDVYLSNSFGFGGTNSALVIKKYD from the coding sequence ATGGAAAATAGAGTAGTTATAACAGGAATGGGTATTTGGTCTTGCTTAGGAAATAATCTTGAGGAAGTAAAACAATCTTTATTCGAAGGGAAGTCAGGAATTGTTTTCGAGCAAATACGAAAGGATTATGGATACCAGTCTGCATTAACAGGAAAATTAGATAAGCCTGAATTAAAGGATTTATTGAGTAGAAGACAGCGTATTAGCATGGGAGAGGAGAGTGAATATGCATATATGGCAACGATAGAAGCTCTAAAAAATGCTAAAATAGACCAAGATTATATAGACCAGAATGAAGTAGGTATCATTTATGGGAATGACAGTGTTGCACAGTCCACCTATGAGGCTATTGATATCATGCTAAAAAGAAAAGATACAGCGTTAATTGGTTCAGGTGCTATTTTTAAATCGATGAATTCCACCGTAACAATGAATCTATCTACTATTTTTAGATTACGTGGGATAAATCTTACGGCTAGCGCTGCTTGTGCAAGTGGCTCCCATTCCATAGGCTTAGCATATTTAATGATTAAGAATGGTTTGCAAGATGTCGTGATAGCTGGAGGTGCTCAAGAGGTGAATTTCTACGGCATGTGTAGTTTTGACGCCTTAGGAGTCTTTGCTAAAGAAGAAGATACCCCAACTATGGCGCTTAAGCCTTTTGATGCTAACAGAAGTGGTCTCGTTCCGAGTGGTGGAGCAGCTACGCTTATTATTGAAAGTTTAGAATCAGCTAAAAGACGAGGAGCTCCTATTATTGCAGAGGTACTAGGTTATGGTTTTTCTTCGAATGGAGGACATATTTCTACTCCTAATACAGTCGGACCAGCAACAGCTATGCAAAGAGCCTTAAAACAATCAGGACTTTCAGCAGAAGAAATAAAGTATATTAATGCACATGCTACTTCCACTCCTGTAGGGGATGCGAATGAAGCATCTGCTATATTTGATGTTTTTGGAGATAAGCCTTATGTGAGTTCTACAAAATCGATGACAGGGCATGAATGCTGGATGGCAGGAGCCAGTGAGATCATTTATTCCACTTTGATGATGCAGAATAACTTTATGGCACCAAATATCAATTTTGAGAAAGGGGATGAGGTTACAAGTAAAATTAATGTGATTCCTAAAAGAGTGGACGAAAAATTTGATGTATATTTGTCCAATTCCTTCGGTTTTGGAGGAACAAATTCAGCCTTAGTAATAAAAAAATACGATTAG
- a CDS encoding 3-hydroxyacyl-ACP dehydratase — MLKDDFYTIDKIDKLSENEYDAFIQLNRNHSIFEGHFPGKPIVPGVCMLQIVKEIVSSLVNKNISLKVSKNIKFTALIDPTINSYLRLNLLIDELEGGEIKVKNTSYFGTTDAVKMDLNYVIE, encoded by the coding sequence ATGCTGAAAGACGATTTTTATACAATAGATAAAATAGATAAACTAAGTGAAAATGAGTATGATGCCTTTATTCAATTGAATAGGAATCATTCCATTTTTGAAGGGCATTTCCCTGGGAAACCTATAGTTCCTGGGGTATGCATGCTTCAAATAGTGAAGGAAATAGTATCTTCCTTAGTTAATAAGAATATTTCGTTAAAAGTATCAAAAAACATCAAGTTTACAGCTTTGATTGATCCTACTATCAATTCATACTTGAGATTGAATCTACTTATTGATGAATTGGAAGGAGGAGAAATAAAAGTGAAGAACACAAGCTACTTTGGCACGACTGATGCAGTAAAGATGGACTTAAATTATGTAATCGAATAA
- a CDS encoding DUF2062 domain-containing protein produces MEDVKCAPINYCIIIPTYNNEKTLKQVIDGVLKVVVSSKVIIVEDGATDSTKEILKEYTELTQVHHDKNRGKGMALRNGFKKALSMGFTHAITIDSDGQHFPEDIPLLIAASEKEPEALFIGSRNMQQDGIPNKSSFGNKFSNFWFWFETGIKLQDTQSGFRIYPISIMPKKWVTWKFEFEIESIVRSAWKDIPVKNIPIQIKYEPKETRVSHFRPFKDFTRISILNTVLVSITLIYILPRNFFRSFKKKSFKKFILEDVLGSNDSPKIKALSLALGVFIGILPIWGLQTLAVIGLAVILRLNKLLAFAASNISIPPMIPVIVLASLKIGSMFLGHEFVTKDYLDFSNMGNNLMDYIVGSIILASAMAFIVGFTSYGVLILMQKRKNG; encoded by the coding sequence ATGGAAGATGTAAAATGTGCGCCTATTAATTACTGTATCATTATTCCTACCTATAACAATGAAAAAACACTCAAACAGGTTATTGATGGTGTTCTAAAAGTGGTTGTTTCTTCTAAAGTTATTATAGTTGAAGATGGCGCTACTGATTCTACTAAAGAAATACTAAAAGAATATACAGAACTCACACAAGTCCATCATGATAAAAATCGAGGGAAAGGAATGGCACTCCGTAATGGTTTTAAAAAAGCACTTTCCATGGGGTTCACACATGCTATTACCATAGATTCTGATGGACAACATTTCCCAGAAGATATACCACTGCTTATTGCTGCATCTGAAAAAGAACCAGAAGCCCTGTTTATCGGCTCTCGTAACATGCAACAAGATGGCATTCCTAATAAGAGCAGTTTTGGAAATAAATTTTCTAATTTCTGGTTCTGGTTTGAGACAGGAATTAAATTACAAGATACACAATCTGGTTTTCGTATATACCCCATTTCCATCATGCCTAAAAAATGGGTGACATGGAAATTTGAGTTTGAAATAGAAAGTATTGTACGTTCAGCTTGGAAAGATATTCCAGTAAAGAACATTCCAATTCAAATTAAATACGAGCCTAAGGAAACCCGCGTTAGTCATTTTAGACCTTTCAAAGATTTCACGAGAATAAGTATTTTAAATACAGTTTTAGTAAGTATTACATTAATCTATATCTTACCTAGAAACTTCTTTCGCAGCTTTAAAAAAAAAAGCTTTAAGAAGTTTATTCTAGAAGATGTACTAGGAAGTAATGATAGCCCTAAAATAAAAGCATTATCACTTGCATTAGGAGTTTTTATCGGCATACTTCCTATTTGGGGATTACAAACATTAGCTGTTATTGGTTTAGCAGTAATATTACGACTCAATAAATTATTGGCTTTTGCAGCATCTAATATTAGTATTCCCCCTATGATTCCTGTGATTGTTTTGGCATCGTTGAAAATTGGAAGTATGTTCTTAGGACATGAATTTGTAACGAAAGATTATTTGGATTTCTCTAATATGGGAAATAATTTGATGGATTATATTGTCGGGAGTATTATTTTAGCATCCGCAATGGCTTTTATCGTTGGATTTACTAGCTATGGTGTTTTAATCTTGATGCAGAAAAGAAAGAATGGATAA